Proteins encoded by one window of Lycium barbarum isolate Lr01 chromosome 11, ASM1917538v2, whole genome shotgun sequence:
- the LOC132620180 gene encoding uncharacterized protein LOC132620180, producing MALVLLYVDKNGEVVERFIGLVHVSDTSTCSLKKEIYCFLSNHSLSPSKIRRQGYEGASNMRGEINDFFDHVTNVLNVVGRSFKRRDLIRHHQAKKLEQLLKSVIKHEGSTSSDRNQAKYLLTEIKTFKFVFMLHLMLKVLAMSNELSKILQKKDQDIINSMEFLNIAKERLQDMRETGWKPLLDDVSSFCDVQDILIPKLDESYFPGKSKRKSSGVCYSHHWRIEIFCAVINVQLQELNDCFDVVSSDLLLGMGSSNPINSFANFDKGRIMTLAKCYPDEFDEIQIRDLSYQLDTFIFHMRSGNPKFSNLQGIRD from the exons ATGGCTCttgtgttgttgtatgttgataaGAATGGTGAGGTGGTAGAACGATTTATCGGTCTAGTCCATGTTAGTGATACATCGACATGCTCGTTAAAGAAAGAAATCTACTGTTTTCTTTCCAATCACTCACTAAGTCCATCCAAAATACGTAGACAAGGTTATGAAGGAGCTAGTAATATGAGAGGAGAGATAAATG ACTTCTTTGATCATGTTACTAATGTGTTGAATGTTGTTGGAAGATCTTTTAAGCGTAGAGATTTGATTCGTCATCATCAAGCTAAAAAGTTGGAGCAGTTACTTAAATCAG TGATTAAACATGAAGGTTCCACCTCAAGTGATAGAAATCAAGCAAAATATCTTTTGACTGAGATTAAAACATTCAAATTTGTTTTTATGCTTCACTTGATGTTGAAAGTGTTGGCAATGTCAAATGAGTTGAGCAAAATTTTACAAAAAAAGGATCAAGATATTATTAATTCCATGGAGTTTCTTAACATTGCAAAAGAAAGATTGCAAGATATGAGGGAAACTGGATGGAAGCCTTTGTTGGATGATGTTTCCTCATTTTGTGATGTACAAGATATTTTGATTCCCAAGTTGGATGAGTCTTATTTTCCTGGAAAGTCAAAGCGTAAGTCTTCTGGTGTTTGTTATTCACACCACTGGCGTATTGAAATCTTTTGTGCTGTGATTAATGTGCAACTTCAAGAGCTTAATGATTGCTTTGATGTAGTGAGTAGTGATTTGCTTCTTGGGATGGGTAGCTCGAATCCTATCAACTCTTTTGCTAATTTTGATAAAGGGAGAATCATGACTTTAGCAAAGTGTTACCCGGATGAGTTTGATGAAATACAGATTCGGGATTTGAGTTACCAACTCGATACTTTCATATTTCATATGCGAAGTGGTAATCCCAAGTTCTCCAACTTGCAAGGAATTCGTGATTAG